The Excalfactoria chinensis isolate bCotChi1 chromosome 10, bCotChi1.hap2, whole genome shotgun sequence genome has a segment encoding these proteins:
- the LINGO1 gene encoding leucine-rich repeat and immunoglobulin-like domain-containing nogo receptor-interacting protein 1 isoform X1 has translation MQVRDRMLAGEASMRSPILACWQPILLLMLGSILSGSATGCPPRCECSAQERAVLCHRKRFMVVPEGIPTETRQLDLGKNRIKTLNQDEFANYPHLEELELNENIISAIEPGAFNNLFNLRTLGLRSNRLKLIPLGVFTGLSNLTKLDISENKIVILLDYMFQDLYNLKSLEVGDNDLVYISHRAFSGLNSLEQLTLEKCNLTSIPTEALSHLHGLIVLRLRHLNINAIRDYSFKRLYRLKVLEISHWPYLDTMTSNCLYGLNLTSLSITHCNLTSIPYVSVRHLVYLRFLNLSYNPIVTIEGSMLHDLLRLQEIQLVGGQLTTVEPFAFRGLNYLRILNVSGNLLTTLEESAFHSVGNLETLILDNNPLACDCRLLWVFRRRWRLNFNKQQPTCSTPEFVQGKEFKDFPDVLLPNYFTCRRARIRDRKPQQIFVDEGHTVHFVCRADGDPPPAIMWLSPRKHLISTKTNGRLTVFPDGTLEVRYAQIQDNGTYLCIASNAGGNDTMLAHLHVRSYSPDWPHQPNKTFAFISNQPNESDANSTRATVPFPFDIKTLIIATTMGFISFLGVVLFCLVLLFLWSRGKGNTKHNIEIEYVPRKSDAGISSADAPRKFNMKMI, from the coding sequence GTGAGAGATAGGATGTTAGCTGGGGAGGCGAGTATGCGCAGCCCAATCCTGGCCTGCTGGCAGCCAATTCTCCTCCTGATGCTGGGATCCATCCTGTCCGGCTCTGCCACGGGCTGCCCTCCGCGCTGCGAGTGCTCTGCCCAGGAGCGCGCCGTGCTGTGCCATCGGAAGCGATTCATGGTCGTCCCAGAGGGGATCCCAACGGAGACCAGGCAGCTGGACTTGGGTAAGAACCGCATCAAGACGCTCAACCAGGATGAATTTGCCAACTACCCTCACCTTGAAGAGCTGGAGCTAAACGAGAACATTATCAGTGCCATTGAACCTGGGGCTTTCAACAACCTCTTCAACCTCAGGACGCTGGGGCTCAGGAGTAACAGACTCAAGCTGATCCCCTTGGGGGTGTTTACTGGACTCAGCAACCTTACCAAGCTAGACATTAGTGAGAACAAAATTGTGATCCTCCTAGACTACATGTTCCAGGACTTGTACAACCTGAAGTCTTTGGAGGTAGGGGACAACGACCTTGTCTACATTTCCCATCGGGCCTTCAGCGGCCTCAACAGCCTGGAGCAGCTGACCCTGGAGAAATGCAACCTGACCTCCATCCCCACGGAGGCCCTGTCTCACCTGCACGGCTTGATTGTGCTGCGGCTGCGCCACCTGAACATCAACGCCATCCGGGATTACTCATTCAAGAGGCTGTACAGGCTCAAGGTCCTTGAGATCTCACACTGGCCCTACTTGGATACCATGACATCCAACTGCCTCTATGGGTTGAACCTGACCTCCTTGTCCATCACCCACTGCAACCTGACGTCCATCCCGTACGTGTCAGTGAGGCACCTGGTTTACCTCCGGTTCCTGAACCTGTCCTACAACCCCATTGTCACCATCGAGGGCTCCATGCTCCATGACCTGCTCAGGCTGCAGGAGATCCAGCTGGTGGGAGGGCAGCTCACCACGGTCGAGCCCTTTGCCTTCCGTGGCCTCAATTACCTGCGCATCCTGAACGTGTCAGGAAACTTGCTGACCACTCTGGAAGAGTCGGCCTTCCACTCGGTGGGCAACCTGGAGACGCTCATCCTCGACAACAACCCCTTAGCCTGCGACTGTCGGCTGCTGTGGGTTTTCCGACGGCGATGGAGGTTGAACTTCAATAAGCAGCAGCCCACCTGCTCTACCCCTGAGTTCGTCCAGGGCAAGGAGTTCAAAGACTTCCCTGACGTCCTCCTGCCCAACTACTTCACCTGCCGCCGAGCTCGGATACGGGACCGCAAACCTCAGCAGATCTTTGTGGACGAAGGCCACACGGTGCATTTTGTCTGTCGGGCAGACGGGGATCCGCCACCCGCCATCATGTGGCTTTCCCCCCGCAAGCACCTCATCTCCACCAAAACCAACGGGCGGCTCACTGTCTTCCCTGACGGCACGCTGGAGGTGCGCTACGCCCAGATCCAGGACAACGGCACCTACCTATGCATTGCCAGCAACGCGGGTGGCAACGACACCATGCTGGCCCACCTGCACGTGCGCAGCTACTCCCCAGACTGGCCCCACCAGCCCAACAAGACCTTCGCGTTCATCTCCAACCAGCCCAACGAGAGCGATGCCAACAGCACACGTGCCACCGTGCCTTTTCCCTTTGACATCAAGACTCTCATCATCGCCACCACCATGggcttcatttctttcctggGCGTCGTGCTCTTCTGTCTGGTGCTCCTCTTCCTGTGGAGCCGGGGGAAAGGCAACACCAAGCACAACATTGAAATCGAGTACGTGCCACGCAAGTCTGACGCAGGCATCAGCTCTGCCGACGCACCGCGCAAATTCAATATGAAAATGATTTAA
- the LINGO1 gene encoding leucine-rich repeat and immunoglobulin-like domain-containing nogo receptor-interacting protein 1 isoform X3, whose amino-acid sequence MLAGEASMRSPILACWQPILLLMLGSILSGSATGCPPRCECSAQERAVLCHRKRFMVVPEGIPTETRQLDLGKNRIKTLNQDEFANYPHLEELELNENIISAIEPGAFNNLFNLRTLGLRSNRLKLIPLGVFTGLSNLTKLDISENKIVILLDYMFQDLYNLKSLEVGDNDLVYISHRAFSGLNSLEQLTLEKCNLTSIPTEALSHLHGLIVLRLRHLNINAIRDYSFKRLYRLKVLEISHWPYLDTMTSNCLYGLNLTSLSITHCNLTSIPYVSVRHLVYLRFLNLSYNPIVTIEGSMLHDLLRLQEIQLVGGQLTTVEPFAFRGLNYLRILNVSGNLLTTLEESAFHSVGNLETLILDNNPLACDCRLLWVFRRRWRLNFNKQQPTCSTPEFVQGKEFKDFPDVLLPNYFTCRRARIRDRKPQQIFVDEGHTVHFVCRADGDPPPAIMWLSPRKHLISTKTNGRLTVFPDGTLEVRYAQIQDNGTYLCIASNAGGNDTMLAHLHVRSYSPDWPHQPNKTFAFISNQPNESDANSTRATVPFPFDIKTLIIATTMGFISFLGVVLFCLVLLFLWSRGKGNTKHNIEIEYVPRKSDAGISSADAPRKFNMKMI is encoded by the coding sequence ATGTTAGCTGGGGAGGCGAGTATGCGCAGCCCAATCCTGGCCTGCTGGCAGCCAATTCTCCTCCTGATGCTGGGATCCATCCTGTCCGGCTCTGCCACGGGCTGCCCTCCGCGCTGCGAGTGCTCTGCCCAGGAGCGCGCCGTGCTGTGCCATCGGAAGCGATTCATGGTCGTCCCAGAGGGGATCCCAACGGAGACCAGGCAGCTGGACTTGGGTAAGAACCGCATCAAGACGCTCAACCAGGATGAATTTGCCAACTACCCTCACCTTGAAGAGCTGGAGCTAAACGAGAACATTATCAGTGCCATTGAACCTGGGGCTTTCAACAACCTCTTCAACCTCAGGACGCTGGGGCTCAGGAGTAACAGACTCAAGCTGATCCCCTTGGGGGTGTTTACTGGACTCAGCAACCTTACCAAGCTAGACATTAGTGAGAACAAAATTGTGATCCTCCTAGACTACATGTTCCAGGACTTGTACAACCTGAAGTCTTTGGAGGTAGGGGACAACGACCTTGTCTACATTTCCCATCGGGCCTTCAGCGGCCTCAACAGCCTGGAGCAGCTGACCCTGGAGAAATGCAACCTGACCTCCATCCCCACGGAGGCCCTGTCTCACCTGCACGGCTTGATTGTGCTGCGGCTGCGCCACCTGAACATCAACGCCATCCGGGATTACTCATTCAAGAGGCTGTACAGGCTCAAGGTCCTTGAGATCTCACACTGGCCCTACTTGGATACCATGACATCCAACTGCCTCTATGGGTTGAACCTGACCTCCTTGTCCATCACCCACTGCAACCTGACGTCCATCCCGTACGTGTCAGTGAGGCACCTGGTTTACCTCCGGTTCCTGAACCTGTCCTACAACCCCATTGTCACCATCGAGGGCTCCATGCTCCATGACCTGCTCAGGCTGCAGGAGATCCAGCTGGTGGGAGGGCAGCTCACCACGGTCGAGCCCTTTGCCTTCCGTGGCCTCAATTACCTGCGCATCCTGAACGTGTCAGGAAACTTGCTGACCACTCTGGAAGAGTCGGCCTTCCACTCGGTGGGCAACCTGGAGACGCTCATCCTCGACAACAACCCCTTAGCCTGCGACTGTCGGCTGCTGTGGGTTTTCCGACGGCGATGGAGGTTGAACTTCAATAAGCAGCAGCCCACCTGCTCTACCCCTGAGTTCGTCCAGGGCAAGGAGTTCAAAGACTTCCCTGACGTCCTCCTGCCCAACTACTTCACCTGCCGCCGAGCTCGGATACGGGACCGCAAACCTCAGCAGATCTTTGTGGACGAAGGCCACACGGTGCATTTTGTCTGTCGGGCAGACGGGGATCCGCCACCCGCCATCATGTGGCTTTCCCCCCGCAAGCACCTCATCTCCACCAAAACCAACGGGCGGCTCACTGTCTTCCCTGACGGCACGCTGGAGGTGCGCTACGCCCAGATCCAGGACAACGGCACCTACCTATGCATTGCCAGCAACGCGGGTGGCAACGACACCATGCTGGCCCACCTGCACGTGCGCAGCTACTCCCCAGACTGGCCCCACCAGCCCAACAAGACCTTCGCGTTCATCTCCAACCAGCCCAACGAGAGCGATGCCAACAGCACACGTGCCACCGTGCCTTTTCCCTTTGACATCAAGACTCTCATCATCGCCACCACCATGggcttcatttctttcctggGCGTCGTGCTCTTCTGTCTGGTGCTCCTCTTCCTGTGGAGCCGGGGGAAAGGCAACACCAAGCACAACATTGAAATCGAGTACGTGCCACGCAAGTCTGACGCAGGCATCAGCTCTGCCGACGCACCGCGCAAATTCAATATGAAAATGATTTAA